One Deinococcus carri DNA window includes the following coding sequences:
- a CDS encoding copper resistance CopC family protein, translating to MTQRPDRLARLVRAFLVVLGLTWLSGAAAHAFLVNTLPRAGARFAEAPSQLALQFSEPVSLHSAQIRVRALNGKPRDIPDLRTGADGRNLLAALPPLESGVYVVSWKVVAGDGHLSSGEFAFGVGAQGAIPGVQDNVDTLPLPWVVGSALVLLGLTVSLGGWVSERFVWRRQAVPHAWIGAGAGLAALGSAMHLVSLMASSPSGVILDSGPGVAAVLALLAFLTSAFLARGRSRAWVGFPLVGGALAVGWQGHLGTAESFWFTPLGLAHLLLAAVWVGALVHLAQVLRSGRGGWTDGLRRGAGRYAGLAAWTVLPLLLLGGVLAWPKFAVPAELWTTRYGQLLLAKVALVLLALGLALLARMRAMPARTSGPSHLSRLVPAEGLALLGVLVLSAGLVNATPPQALTAANVLSAPPPAGPAVHAADQIGFLSVYVTAVEGELRVQVAQPTGKPGERTRVRVNGKGPAGSFTLYPRSCGRGCFRAPYEWQNGETTVRVKATDPEWPGGTAEVKLRWPPGPNQAQWLARVVQAMQAAGTFLVTEQALGGLDTSPHTFPLTADTLAATDIYMGGGAEDVRVVGRDEQGNSILSLFVPGSSIWYELHVDRENRIRQERVIAPAYAVQRTIEYPSPQKGSQP from the coding sequence GTGACCCAGCGCCCTGACCGCCTGGCGCGGCTGGTTCGGGCCTTCCTCGTGGTGCTGGGCCTCACCTGGCTTTCCGGGGCCGCCGCGCATGCTTTCCTGGTCAACACCCTCCCGCGCGCCGGGGCGCGCTTCGCCGAGGCACCCAGCCAGCTCGCGTTGCAGTTCAGCGAACCGGTGAGCCTCCACTCGGCGCAGATCCGCGTCCGTGCGCTGAACGGGAAGCCCCGGGACATACCGGATCTGCGTACCGGGGCAGACGGGCGCAACCTGCTCGCGGCGCTCCCCCCCCTGGAAAGCGGGGTGTACGTCGTGTCCTGGAAGGTGGTGGCGGGGGACGGGCACCTGTCCAGCGGGGAGTTCGCGTTCGGTGTGGGCGCCCAGGGCGCGATTCCCGGGGTGCAGGACAACGTGGATACCCTGCCGCTGCCCTGGGTGGTCGGGAGCGCGCTGGTGCTGCTCGGGCTCACCGTCTCGCTGGGCGGGTGGGTCAGCGAGCGGTTCGTGTGGCGCAGGCAGGCGGTGCCGCACGCCTGGATCGGCGCGGGCGCTGGCCTGGCGGCCCTGGGGAGCGCGATGCATCTCGTCTCCCTGATGGCCAGCAGCCCGAGTGGCGTGATCCTGGATAGCGGCCCTGGCGTCGCGGCCGTTCTGGCCTTGCTCGCCTTCCTCACGAGTGCCTTCCTGGCGCGAGGACGGTCCCGTGCATGGGTGGGCTTCCCCCTGGTGGGCGGGGCACTGGCCGTCGGTTGGCAGGGGCATCTGGGCACCGCGGAAAGCTTCTGGTTCACACCCCTCGGCCTGGCGCACCTGCTGCTCGCCGCTGTGTGGGTGGGGGCCCTGGTGCATCTCGCGCAGGTGCTGCGGTCCGGGAGGGGCGGGTGGACGGACGGCCTCAGGCGCGGGGCCGGACGGTACGCGGGTCTGGCCGCCTGGACGGTCCTGCCGCTCCTGCTGCTGGGCGGCGTCCTCGCCTGGCCGAAGTTCGCCGTCCCCGCCGAATTGTGGACGACCCGGTACGGGCAGCTGCTGCTCGCCAAGGTCGCGCTGGTCCTCCTCGCCCTGGGGCTCGCCCTGCTGGCCCGCATGAGGGCGATGCCGGCCCGGACGTCGGGTCCCTCGCACCTCTCCCGGCTCGTCCCCGCGGAAGGCCTCGCGCTGCTGGGCGTCCTGGTCCTCAGCGCAGGGCTGGTGAACGCCACCCCGCCGCAGGCCCTCACGGCCGCGAACGTCCTGAGCGCGCCTCCCCCGGCCGGGCCCGCGGTGCACGCGGCCGACCAGATCGGGTTCCTGAGCGTGTACGTCACGGCCGTCGAGGGAGAGCTGCGGGTGCAGGTCGCGCAACCCACCGGAAAGCCGGGCGAGAGGACGCGCGTCCGGGTGAACGGCAAGGGACCGGCTGGAAGCTTCACGCTGTACCCGCGTTCCTGCGGCCGCGGGTGCTTCCGCGCACCCTACGAGTGGCAGAACGGGGAAACGACCGTCCGCGTGAAGGCCACGGACCCCGAGTGGCCGGGGGGGACGGCCGAGGTGAAGTTGCGCTGGCCGCCCGGCCCGAATCAGGCGCAGTGGCTCGCTCGGGTTGTGCAGGCGATGCAAGCCGCGGGAACCTTCCTGGTGACCGAGCAGGCGCTGGGTGGCCTGGACACGTCTCCCCACACCTTTCCTCTGACGGCCGACACGCTGGCCGCGACGGACATCTACATGGGCGGCGGTGCCGAGGATGTGCGCGTAGTTGGCCGTGACGAACAGGGCAACAGCATCCTGTCCCTGTTTGTTCCCGGGTCGAGCATCTGGTACGAGTTGCACGTGGACCGGGAAAACCGCATCCGGCAGGAACGCGTGATCGCACCAGCGTACGCTGTACAGCGGACCATAGAGTACCCGAGCCCGCAGAAAGGAAGCCAGCCTTGA
- a CDS encoding heavy metal translocating P-type ATPase, translating to MSRTVELGVQGMTCASCVGRVERGLNKVEGVERASVNLATERATVTYDPEQTTPQALMAKVKDIGYEPLVGEADLSVQGMTCASCVARVERALRKVDGVLDASVNLATERASVRYLPSSVSMGQLKAAVQAAGYAVLESEAGRDRSDQEREAREREVRSLKRAVTFSAVFAIPLLILAMLPMLSMPFHMWLAERVDTRVLNWVMLALALPIQFGPGLRFYRLGWKSLKNRAPDMNALVMIGTTAAFLYSLVATVAPGIFPAGTAHVYYEASGVVITLILLGKYFEAVAKGRSSEAMKKLLSLQAKTARVVRNGQELELPTDEVLVGDLISVRPGEKIPVDGEVVQGTSFVDESMITGEPVPVAKQGGAPVVGGTINQNGAFQFRATRIGADTALAQIIKLVESAQGSKPPIQGLADKVVSVFVPVVLGIAALTFLVWLALGGPQALSFALVNTVAVLIIACPCAMGLATPTSIMVGTGKAAELGVLFRNGTALEGLQSVNVVAVDKTGTLTKGKPELTDLVTAPGFHRAEVLKLVAAAEEQSEHPIARAIVAAAKKEGVAIVPPDSFQAVPGFGLEARVEGRLVQVGADRYMHKLGLNVGEFAAQAAQLGDEGKSPLYAALDGQLAAVIAVADPIKEGSPEAVRALHRQGLRVAMITGDNQRTANAIARQLGIDEVLAEVLPSGKSDAVKALQGKGNTVAFVGDGINDAPALAQADVGLAIGTGTDVAVETADVILMSGDLRGVPNALALSRATLRNIKLNLFWAFAYNIVLIPVAAGVLYPAFGWLLSPVLAAAAMGFSSVFVLSNALRLRSFRPPVRPEGALAGTPSATPVPV from the coding sequence ATGAGCAGAACAGTTGAACTGGGCGTGCAGGGCATGACCTGTGCCAGTTGCGTCGGGCGGGTCGAGCGGGGCCTGAACAAGGTGGAGGGGGTCGAGCGTGCCAGCGTGAACCTGGCGACCGAACGCGCCACCGTCACGTATGACCCGGAGCAGACGACCCCGCAGGCGCTGATGGCGAAGGTGAAGGACATCGGGTACGAACCGCTGGTGGGCGAGGCGGACCTGAGCGTGCAGGGCATGACCTGTGCCAGCTGCGTGGCCCGCGTCGAGCGCGCCCTGCGCAAGGTGGACGGCGTGCTTGACGCGAGCGTGAACCTCGCCACCGAACGCGCCAGCGTCCGCTACCTGCCGTCGAGTGTCAGCATGGGCCAGCTCAAGGCGGCCGTGCAGGCGGCCGGGTACGCGGTGCTCGAAAGCGAGGCGGGCCGGGACCGCAGCGACCAGGAGCGGGAGGCCCGCGAGCGGGAAGTGCGCTCATTGAAACGCGCCGTGACGTTCAGCGCGGTTTTCGCCATCCCGCTGCTGATCCTGGCGATGCTGCCGATGCTCTCCATGCCCTTCCACATGTGGCTGGCCGAACGTGTGGACACGCGTGTCCTGAACTGGGTCATGCTGGCCCTTGCCCTGCCCATCCAGTTCGGCCCCGGGCTGCGCTTCTACCGCCTGGGCTGGAAAAGCCTGAAGAACAGGGCGCCAGACATGAATGCCCTGGTGATGATCGGCACGACCGCGGCCTTCCTGTACTCGCTGGTCGCCACCGTGGCGCCCGGCATTTTCCCCGCAGGCACCGCGCACGTGTACTACGAAGCGTCCGGCGTCGTCATCACCCTGATTCTGCTGGGCAAGTACTTCGAAGCTGTCGCCAAGGGCCGCTCAAGCGAGGCGATGAAGAAGCTGCTCAGCCTGCAAGCGAAGACGGCGCGCGTGGTGCGGAACGGTCAGGAACTCGAACTGCCCACGGATGAAGTCCTGGTAGGTGACCTGATCTCCGTCCGCCCCGGCGAGAAGATCCCGGTGGACGGGGAGGTCGTACAGGGTACCAGCTTCGTGGACGAGAGCATGATCACCGGCGAACCCGTTCCCGTCGCCAAGCAAGGGGGGGCGCCCGTCGTCGGCGGCACCATCAACCAGAACGGCGCCTTTCAGTTCAGGGCCACCCGGATCGGGGCGGACACCGCCCTCGCGCAGATCATCAAGCTGGTGGAGAGTGCGCAGGGTTCCAAGCCTCCCATCCAGGGACTGGCGGACAAGGTCGTCAGCGTGTTTGTCCCCGTTGTCCTGGGAATCGCTGCGCTCACCTTCCTGGTCTGGTTGGCCCTGGGCGGGCCGCAGGCGCTGAGCTTCGCGCTGGTGAATACCGTCGCGGTCCTGATCATCGCCTGCCCCTGCGCAATGGGCCTGGCCACCCCCACCAGCATCATGGTCGGCACCGGCAAGGCGGCGGAACTCGGCGTCCTCTTCCGCAACGGCACGGCGCTCGAAGGCCTGCAAAGCGTGAACGTGGTGGCCGTGGACAAGACCGGGACCCTCACCAAGGGCAAGCCGGAACTCACCGACCTCGTCACCGCCCCCGGCTTCCACCGGGCGGAAGTGCTGAAACTGGTCGCGGCCGCCGAAGAACAGAGCGAGCACCCCATCGCCCGCGCCATTGTGGCCGCCGCGAAAAAGGAAGGCGTTGCCATCGTCCCACCCGACAGCTTCCAAGCCGTGCCCGGCTTCGGCCTGGAGGCGCGGGTGGAAGGGCGCCTGGTGCAGGTCGGTGCCGACCGGTACATGCACAAGCTCGGGCTGAACGTGGGTGAGTTTGCCGCCCAGGCAGCGCAACTCGGTGACGAGGGCAAGAGCCCGTTGTACGCGGCCCTCGACGGGCAGCTCGCTGCGGTCATCGCGGTCGCCGACCCCATCAAGGAGGGCAGCCCGGAGGCCGTGAGGGCGCTGCATCGCCAGGGACTGAGGGTGGCCATGATCACCGGTGATAACCAGCGAACCGCGAACGCCATCGCTCGGCAGCTCGGGATCGACGAGGTGCTGGCGGAGGTCCTGCCCAGCGGCAAGAGTGACGCCGTGAAGGCGTTGCAAGGCAAGGGCAACACGGTGGCCTTCGTGGGTGACGGGATCAACGACGCGCCAGCTCTCGCCCAGGCAGACGTGGGGCTGGCCATCGGCACCGGCACGGACGTGGCGGTCGAGACGGCCGACGTGATCCTGATGTCGGGCGACCTGCGCGGCGTGCCGAACGCCCTGGCGCTCAGCCGCGCCACGCTGCGGAACATCAAGCTCAACCTGTTCTGGGCCTTTGCGTACAACATCGTCCTGATCCCGGTCGCGGCGGGCGTGCTGTACCCCGCTTTCGGGTGGCTGCTCAGCCCGGTCCTGGCTGCTGCGGCGATGGGCTTCTCCAGCGTGTTCGTGCTCAGCAATGCCCTGCGGCTGCGCTCCTTCCGGCCGCCCGTTCGTCCCGAGGGTGCGCTGGCCGGCACGCCCTCGGCCACTCCGGTCCCGGTCTGA
- a CDS encoding metal-sensitive transcriptional regulator has translation MPEDARKRAARRLKIARGHLDSIVAMLDKEDAYCVDVLRQLKAVQGALSGAGEVVLRGHLEAHVATASTRGDSVEIVEELMEALKYT, from the coding sequence ATGCCGGAGGACGCGCGCAAGCGTGCCGCCCGGCGGCTGAAGATCGCGCGCGGCCACCTCGACAGCATCGTCGCCATGCTGGACAAGGAAGACGCCTACTGTGTGGACGTGCTGCGGCAGCTCAAGGCTGTGCAGGGTGCGCTCTCCGGTGCGGGCGAGGTCGTGCTGCGCGGCCACCTCGAGGCGCATGTTGCCACGGCCTCCACGCGTGGCGACAGCGTCGAGATCGTCGAGGAACTGATGGAAGCGCTCAAGTACACCTGA
- a CDS encoding cupredoxin domain-containing protein, with amino-acid sequence MSTAQWIVTLVGLGLITWIVWYFWLYRRESVQAHAKEGGMQEVDVTVKGGYQPAVIEVQARQPVRLNFTRREASTCGEEVVLPAFGQRAHLPENQTVPLEVTPAQPGEYEFTCGMNMYRGKIIAR; translated from the coding sequence ATGAGCACGGCGCAGTGGATCGTCACACTGGTGGGCCTCGGGTTGATCACGTGGATCGTCTGGTACTTCTGGCTGTACCGGCGGGAAAGCGTGCAGGCGCACGCGAAGGAGGGTGGCATGCAGGAAGTTGACGTGACGGTGAAGGGCGGGTACCAGCCCGCCGTGATCGAGGTGCAGGCCAGGCAGCCCGTCCGGCTGAACTTCACCCGGCGGGAGGCCAGCACCTGCGGGGAGGAAGTCGTCCTGCCCGCCTTCGGGCAGCGGGCGCACCTCCCGGAGAACCAGACGGTGCCGCTGGAGGTGACGCCCGCGCAGCCCGGCGAGTACGAGTTCACCTGCGGGATGAACATGTACCGGGGCAAGATCATCGCCCGCTGA
- a CDS encoding sensor histidine kinase, translating into MNFFVKMLLSHVLIVVVALGALLLFSELLAPAFVRGHVERMVALIGPSGAELRPDLERGMRSTLTSALLASLPLALLVAAVTALPSARRVVRSVGLLSEGSRALASGRYERRLPEEGNDELTDLARSFNRMAAALGQVEQERTDLITNVAHELRTPIAALRGYTEALADGVMGPEAAREALQREVSALERLAHDLSLVSRVERGHLELHLSTFPPADLLQAARERFEGAYNEKGIVLAVQVAPNLPQVRADFGRASQVLANLLTNALRHTPAGGRVTVGAALEGAFVQFFVADTGGGIAAEHLPRVFERFYRADPARSRGEGGSGVGLTIARGLVERMGGCIRAESMPGQGSRFAFTLPAAG; encoded by the coding sequence ATGAATTTCTTCGTCAAGATGCTGCTGTCGCATGTGTTGATCGTCGTCGTCGCCCTCGGCGCCCTGCTGCTGTTCTCCGAACTGCTGGCCCCGGCCTTCGTCCGCGGCCACGTCGAGCGGATGGTCGCCCTGATCGGCCCGAGCGGCGCGGAGCTGCGCCCTGACCTCGAGCGCGGCATGCGCAGCACGCTCACCTCCGCGCTGCTGGCGTCCTTGCCGCTCGCGCTGCTGGTGGCGGCCGTCACCGCCCTGCCGTCCGCGCGGCGGGTGGTGCGCAGCGTGGGCCTGCTGAGCGAGGGCAGCCGCGCCCTCGCGTCGGGGCGCTACGAGCGCCGGCTCCCCGAGGAGGGCAACGACGAACTGACCGACCTGGCGCGCAGCTTCAACCGCATGGCGGCGGCCCTCGGGCAGGTCGAGCAGGAGCGCACCGACCTGATCACCAATGTCGCGCATGAACTGCGCACCCCCATCGCCGCACTGCGCGGCTACACCGAGGCGCTGGCGGACGGCGTGATGGGACCGGAAGCGGCGCGTGAGGCGCTGCAGCGTGAGGTGAGCGCGCTGGAGCGCCTCGCCCACGACCTGAGCCTGGTCTCACGGGTCGAGCGTGGTCACCTCGAACTGCACCTCAGCACCTTCCCACCGGCAGACCTCCTGCAGGCCGCGCGGGAGCGCTTCGAGGGTGCCTACAACGAGAAGGGCATCGTTCTCGCGGTACAGGTTGCGCCGAACCTGCCGCAGGTGCGTGCGGATTTCGGGCGCGCCTCGCAGGTGCTGGCCAACCTCCTCACCAACGCCTTGCGGCACACCCCGGCGGGTGGGCGGGTCACGGTCGGCGCTGCCCTTGAGGGCGCCTTCGTGCAGTTCTTCGTGGCGGACACCGGAGGCGGGATCGCTGCGGAGCACCTGCCCCGGGTGTTCGAGCGGTTCTACCGTGCAGACCCCGCACGTTCCCGTGGGGAGGGTGGGAGCGGGGTGGGTCTCACCATTGCACGGGGTCTCGTCGAGCGTATGGGTGGGTGTATCCGCGCGGAGAGTATGCCCGGTCAGGGCAGCCGCTTTGCCTTCACGCTGCCCGCCGCGGGTTGA
- a CDS encoding CopZ family metallochaperone, with product MTTELTVTGMTCGHCEKAVQNALKNVPGVQDVRVNLREGSATVQGDADPQALVAAVTEEGYGAQVRA from the coding sequence ATGACCACCGAACTGACCGTGACTGGCATGACCTGCGGCCACTGCGAGAAGGCTGTCCAGAATGCGCTGAAGAACGTGCCCGGCGTGCAGGATGTCCGCGTGAACCTGCGGGAAGGCAGCGCCACCGTGCAGGGTGACGCCGACCCGCAGGCCCTCGTCGCCGCCGTGACCGAGGAAGGCTACGGCGCCCAGGTGCGCGCCTAA
- a CDS encoding heavy metal translocating P-type ATPase: protein MTTRDQRMEKAELPLEGLSCASCVRTVEKQLARTDGVKRAEVNLPLEKAYVEYDPGQVDLAQLKRAVEGGGYGVRTGETTLDVVGVEPFVDARDLAGALSKVNGVVRAEVDLGARQVRVQHLSGTDLADLVAAADAAGLRLAAPDVPASGLDPQEEARAHEYRTLMRKFWFAVIVGVPVLVTMFMELNPAFGEALMPYQRAIGLAAAILTLPVLAWSGGQFFSGAWNNFRNHNANMDTLVALGTGAAWLYSTAAVLAPRFFPAGTAGMFFDVAVIVIALIVLGQALEVRAKARSGAAIRKLLELQAKTARVVRDGQELEVPVEQVVVGDLVRVRPGEKVPVDGVIVDGQSALDESVVTGESVPVDKRPGDNVIGSSLNTTGAFTFRTTKVGKDTALAQIVRLVQQAQGSKAPIARLADVISSYFVPTVMIIAVLTFLAWFNFGPAPALNFAVVTAVTVLVIACPCALGLATPMGLMVGIGKAAEYGVLIRNGEALETAARLDVVVLDKTGTITQGKPEVTEVRPLGHFGVAELLMLAGVADRRSEHPLAAAIVRGAQARSIDLGEPEAFEAVPGHGVEATVAGRRVLVGNAKLMRRAGVAGQAFGELAEQLADQGKTPMFVAVDGQPAGVIAVADTLKPDSVEAIRALRALGLDVVMMTGDNERTARAIAGQAGITQVLADVLPEDKARHVVQFQQENAPGQARGGRGARLVGMVGDGINDAPALAQADVGFAIGTGTDVAIEAADVTLVGGSLRGVVTAVELSRATLRNIKQNLFWAFAYNVVGVPIAAGVLYPFLGVLLSPILAGAAMAFSSVSVVTNANRLRFFRPREVRA from the coding sequence ATGACGACGCGGGATCAGCGCATGGAGAAGGCGGAACTGCCGCTGGAGGGGCTGTCCTGCGCGAGCTGCGTGCGAACGGTCGAGAAGCAGCTCGCGCGCACGGACGGCGTGAAGCGCGCGGAGGTGAACCTGCCCCTGGAAAAGGCGTACGTGGAGTATGACCCGGGACAGGTGGACCTCGCGCAGCTCAAGCGCGCCGTGGAGGGCGGCGGGTACGGCGTCCGCACGGGTGAAACCACGCTGGACGTGGTGGGCGTGGAACCGTTCGTGGATGCCAGAGACCTGGCAGGGGCACTGTCGAAGGTCAACGGGGTCGTGCGTGCGGAGGTGGATCTGGGTGCCCGTCAGGTCCGTGTGCAGCATCTGAGTGGAACTGACCTCGCGGACCTCGTCGCAGCGGCGGACGCGGCGGGACTGCGGCTGGCCGCCCCGGACGTGCCGGCCTCGGGGCTGGACCCGCAGGAGGAGGCGCGCGCCCACGAGTACCGGACGCTGATGCGCAAGTTCTGGTTCGCGGTGATCGTCGGTGTGCCCGTCCTCGTCACGATGTTCATGGAGCTGAACCCGGCCTTTGGGGAAGCGCTGATGCCGTATCAGCGTGCCATCGGCCTGGCTGCGGCGATCCTGACCCTGCCGGTGCTGGCGTGGTCTGGCGGGCAGTTCTTCTCCGGCGCGTGGAACAACTTCCGCAACCACAACGCGAACATGGACACCCTGGTCGCCCTGGGCACCGGGGCAGCCTGGCTGTACTCCACGGCGGCCGTGCTCGCTCCCCGGTTCTTCCCAGCAGGGACTGCGGGGATGTTCTTTGACGTGGCGGTGATCGTGATCGCCCTGATCGTCCTGGGGCAGGCGCTGGAGGTGCGCGCCAAGGCCCGGTCAGGTGCGGCGATCCGCAAGCTGCTGGAGTTGCAGGCGAAAACCGCGCGGGTCGTGCGGGACGGCCAGGAGCTGGAGGTGCCGGTTGAGCAAGTTGTCGTCGGCGACCTGGTGCGGGTGCGGCCCGGCGAGAAGGTGCCCGTGGACGGCGTGATCGTGGACGGGCAGAGTGCCCTGGACGAGAGTGTCGTGACAGGCGAGAGCGTGCCCGTCGACAAGCGCCCGGGAGATAACGTGATCGGGTCCAGCCTGAACACGACCGGCGCGTTCACCTTCCGCACGACGAAAGTGGGCAAGGACACTGCTCTCGCGCAGATCGTGCGGCTGGTGCAGCAGGCGCAGGGCAGCAAGGCCCCCATCGCGCGCCTCGCGGACGTCATCAGCTCGTACTTCGTGCCCACGGTGATGATCATCGCGGTCCTCACGTTCCTCGCGTGGTTCAACTTCGGCCCCGCACCCGCCCTGAACTTCGCGGTCGTGACGGCCGTGACGGTGCTGGTTATCGCCTGCCCCTGTGCGCTGGGTCTCGCCACACCGATGGGCCTGATGGTCGGCATCGGCAAGGCCGCCGAGTACGGCGTGCTGATCCGGAACGGGGAGGCGCTGGAGACGGCCGCGCGGCTGGACGTCGTGGTGCTCGACAAGACGGGCACCATCACGCAGGGGAAGCCGGAGGTGACGGAGGTGCGGCCCCTCGGGCACTTCGGTGTGGCGGAACTGCTGATGCTGGCCGGAGTGGCCGACCGGCGCAGCGAGCACCCGCTGGCGGCGGCGATCGTCCGCGGCGCGCAGGCGCGGAGCATCGACCTCGGTGAACCGGAAGCGTTCGAAGCCGTGCCGGGTCATGGGGTGGAAGCAACCGTCGCGGGGCGGCGGGTCCTGGTGGGCAACGCAAAGCTGATGCGCCGCGCGGGCGTGGCAGGGCAGGCCTTCGGGGAGCTGGCCGAGCAACTGGCCGATCAGGGCAAAACCCCGATGTTCGTGGCGGTAGACGGCCAGCCGGCGGGGGTGATCGCCGTGGCGGACACCTTGAAGCCGGACTCGGTGGAGGCCATCCGGGCACTGCGGGCGTTAGGGCTGGACGTCGTGATGATGACCGGTGACAACGAACGCACCGCGCGGGCCATCGCGGGGCAGGCGGGCATCACCCAGGTGCTGGCGGACGTGCTCCCGGAGGACAAGGCACGGCATGTGGTGCAGTTCCAGCAGGAAAACGCCCCTGGCCAGGCGCGGGGTGGACGCGGGGCGCGGCTGGTCGGCATGGTGGGGGACGGCATCAACGACGCGCCGGCCCTCGCCCAGGCGGACGTGGGCTTCGCGATTGGCACCGGCACAGACGTCGCGATCGAGGCGGCGGACGTGACGCTGGTGGGTGGCAGCCTGCGGGGCGTGGTGACGGCGGTGGAACTCTCCCGCGCGACCCTGCGGAACATCAAGCAGAACCTGTTCTGGGCGTTCGCGTACAACGTCGTGGGCGTGCCCATCGCGGCGGGGGTGCTGTACCCCTTCCTCGGGGTGCTGCTCTCGCCGATTCTCGCCGGTGCGGCGATGGCGTTTTCCAGCGTCAGCGTCGTCACGAACGCGAACCGGCTGCGGTTCTTCCGCCCCCGGGAGGTGAGGGCATGA
- a CDS encoding DUF2933 domain-containing protein, whose protein sequence is MKLFGICLNWKVFVGLAVIAVGLYFAVSPGAFAAALPFLLAAACPLSMLLMMRFMPHGHHAVKPEPTPQPELAPAPVPVQAAAIRK, encoded by the coding sequence ATGAAACTCTTCGGGATATGCCTGAACTGGAAGGTGTTCGTCGGCCTCGCTGTCATTGCCGTGGGCCTGTACTTCGCCGTGTCCCCGGGCGCGTTCGCCGCCGCGCTGCCCTTCCTGCTGGCGGCCGCGTGCCCGCTCTCGATGCTGCTGATGATGCGCTTCATGCCCCACGGGCACCACGCCGTGAAGCCTGAACCCACCCCGCAGCCCGAGCTTGCCCCAGCGCCCGTCCCTGTTCAGGCTGCGGCCATCAGGAAGTGA
- a CDS encoding response regulator transcription factor: MPSVLIVDDDPAILEILRVYLRQEGFRVLEARDGTRALSLLPQADVAVLDWMLPGLTGLELARRAHATFPELPLLMLTARDGEEDKLRGLEGGADDYVTKPFSPREVVARVKVLLRRVGVREVIEHGELRLDVRARAATLRGEPLGLSKLEFDLLFTLAQYPGLAWTRERLLERVWGVDYPRMERVVDVHVTGLRRKLGDDAERPRYIETVRGVGYRFREDGQDESPRTP; the protein is encoded by the coding sequence GTGCCCAGCGTGCTGATCGTGGATGACGACCCGGCCATTCTGGAAATCCTGCGGGTGTACCTGCGCCAGGAGGGCTTCCGGGTGCTGGAAGCCCGGGACGGCACGCGGGCGCTGAGCCTGTTGCCGCAGGCGGACGTGGCGGTGCTCGACTGGATGCTGCCGGGTCTGACCGGCCTGGAACTCGCGCGGCGGGCCCACGCCACCTTTCCCGAGCTGCCCCTCCTGATGCTGACCGCACGCGATGGGGAAGAGGACAAACTGCGCGGTCTGGAGGGCGGCGCAGACGACTACGTCACCAAGCCCTTCTCCCCGCGTGAGGTGGTCGCGCGCGTCAAGGTGCTGCTGCGCCGCGTGGGCGTGCGGGAGGTCATCGAGCACGGCGAGCTGCGCCTGGACGTGCGGGCGCGGGCCGCCACCCTGCGGGGTGAACCCCTCGGCCTGTCCAAGCTGGAGTTCGACCTGCTCTTCACCCTGGCGCAGTACCCGGGGCTGGCCTGGACACGCGAGCGGCTGCTGGAGCGGGTGTGGGGCGTGGACTATCCCCGCATGGAACGTGTGGTGGACGTCCATGTCACGGGACTGCGCCGGAAGCTCGGGGACGACGCCGAGCGCCCCAGGTACATTGAGACGGTGCGCGGCGTGGGCTACCGCTTTCGCGAGGACGGGCAGGACGAAAGCCCGAGGACGCCATGA
- a CDS encoding four-helix bundle copper-binding protein — protein sequence MTNAQQTGTNGTPSMMQDCIQACSDCHDVCLQTINYCLQQGGHHAEAAHIRLLMDCAMICHTSEDFMLRGSELHARVCGVCAEVCQRCAESCEAMGDDPQMRTCADTCRRCADSCRQMAQA from the coding sequence ATGACGAACGCGCAACAGACGGGAACGAACGGCACGCCCTCAATGATGCAGGACTGCATTCAGGCCTGCTCCGACTGCCACGACGTATGTTTGCAGACGATCAACTACTGCCTTCAGCAGGGCGGACACCACGCGGAAGCCGCCCATATCCGCCTGCTGATGGACTGCGCGATGATCTGCCACACCAGCGAGGACTTCATGCTGCGCGGCTCGGAACTGCACGCCCGGGTGTGCGGGGTGTGCGCGGAGGTGTGTCAGCGCTGCGCGGAGAGCTGCGAGGCGATGGGCGACGACCCGCAGATGCGGACGTGTGCGGACACCTGTCGCCGCTGCGCGGACTCCTGCCGACAGATGGCGCAAGCCTGA